The Megalopta genalis isolate 19385.01 unplaced genomic scaffold, iyMegGena1_principal scaffold0037, whole genome shotgun sequence DNA window tatattataattatattatatataattatattataattatattatatataattatattatattataagtcTCGTAATTAAAACTTCGTAGGATCTCCAAGTGAATCCTATCTTTTCACTCGTACGAGTCAATGCGCGCTAATCGTCATTACAGGTCGGTTGGTTCAGTGTTAACGGTTCGCCGCGCGAGGATCGACGGTTTACGTTGCAACGTTGCGAATAAACAAAGAAGGAAAAAGTCGAAGTGGAAGTGTAACACAGGAGGAGGAATTTAATTCGCCTTATATATCCGGGTTAACAGATTAATTTGGCTAATCCCGGTCGCAGCGAATCCCATTTTCATTGCACTTTCATCAAAGGCTTAAGATGAATGAGGCTACGAGCCAGAGATGCGAGTTTAAAGTTCGCCGGCTGGTAAATCAATACGCCACGAGCAAAACGAGATAGAAACCGAGAAATGAAAGAGAGCGGGGTGGGGGCCGGCGAATAgcggcgaaagagagagaggaaataaAGCGAGAGAAAGGGAGTCTTGTTCCGTGTTCCGTCCTTCTCCGTCTTCCCCTTCTCCTTCCCGCGGCTCGTCCTCCTCGCGCGGCGCCCCCCTCCGCAACTTGAATGAAAACTCCATCGAGAATGGGAAAACGATCAACCCCTGAAGTAGACACGCTAATAGAGGCGCGGTAATTTATATCGCGGCGGGGGGCTATTATCTCGTAAAAAAATTTCTCAATAAggtctgcgcgcgcgcgcgcgcgacgagaGGTCGCTTTCTGATAAACGGTTTTGTCACGTTCTCTCCGCGATATAGGCTCGTTTCACGCGAAACGGAATTGTACCTATgccatttctctctctcgcgtgtcATTATGGTGTGTCCCCTCTTATCGTCGCTTTCTTTCCGTCGGGCTGAAACACACTTCCCGTTTTATTTAATATTGACTCGCACATCGCCCGTGGGCTCCAGTCACGTTTCACTCGCGAATTAGGTCGAAACTATGCTAGCATGTTCTGACGTGTATCAGAGTTATTTCTATGAATTCGCTACGGTTAGGATAATTCCTCTCGTAGTTGCCGGCATGCTCGCGCATACTAATCCGCCGAGCAGTTTGGaggaatattatatatttattatacatataatattatatatataatatatttataatataaatactaatcCGCCGAGCAATTTGGAGGaatgttatatatttattatatatataatatcatatttataatatatttattatatatataatattataagaaaCAGAATTTCGTTCCTTAATTATttggaaataataaataatttaacctCGTTTGACgttcttctatattctatagcAATCTGACAGGTATGGTTGCCTGTGTAACAAGCTTTTAGTTTTAGTTTTCGTTTAtcagtatttttttttaaacgcaATTGATTCATTTCTTTAATAGACGAGAATAAATGACACGATACTGCAAAAGATAATATTTACGAAAGAAGCTTATTCTCCGCTTATAATATTGCCAAGAGTTGACTACACGAATTACCGCATGGCGCTTGTGCGCTCGATTCATAACCTCGCCCGACATAACCTCAAAGGTGGCACAAATAGACGCATATATATGTTACCGGCATAGCATCAAAACATTATGAAATCATGATCACGATATGTCTCTGCATTTACATGTACTACGCGTATTCGCATTGTACGCGAATAATGCAACGATAAAAACAGAATTTATTCGTGTTTGTTTCGATTAAAGAAATCGACGAATATTGTCGTCGAAATTAGCACTGATATCACTCGGTAAATATGTACCGTATTCTTCTTTACCGTTACTTCAACGTAATCATTTTGAAATACATAATGTACGGtatgtataattgatataaaaataaattagtttcCAACAATTTACGTCACTGCTTACGACCCACAGCTATATTATTCTTGTATTCGCATGAAATTGTGCCAAGATAAGAGTCATCATCCAGGCTAGTGACTCTTAAATTAGGCGGATAATATTCGCGAATCGCGTCAAATGTTAAAAAGTTCTAACGATTAAAATTCTACGGAATTAAACTCGTCCAGAGCAATTATTCAAATCGCGATTTCTAATACTGAAAAAAAGCTTAAGAACGGATTAGGAGCTTACAAGTCCTCGAATTCATTGGAAGCGTGTAGTCAGAAATAAAACTTAAGTTTCGAGACGCGCGAAATTAAATTCTTGCGACCGATTTCCGGAGCAACCGAAAATACGCGTACGATAATGTTGGAGGCCGTGAACTGCACGTGGGTGGGCTCCTACTTTTTACACGTGCATCGAAGAATGCACCATTCTTTAACTGCAATATTATTTAACCTCAATGTTGAGAGGTAAAATTCATGACAGCTctgcaaatatttttattcaaatttcacGACTTAATAATTCTATTGTCaacatttaattcaatttttctgatcatttaaacaattaataaattctttTGCTCGCCTACGATATGCGAGTtacgaaataaaatagaaaagatCGCtgctcaaggttatgtcaaggttatgttatgtcaTAAATATCCAGAATATTTGTGAACTACGCGTCcgcaaattattttataattttcgcTCGAGGATTGTTTTTTTTATTAGCGCGagaaatatgttataatatcgGCGGTATTATCGTATTATCGGTCACGTCGATCCGTTTTGATAATGGCGTAGTAGGTCTCGGTATACCGGTGTCCCGATTTCTATCTGGCCCGAGTGTTCACAGTCGATCCTCAGGATTTTCTACCGCGATCCATAGACGAACCCAAAAATAACTCTCCACAGGCCGGTGATCATGCTATAGCGAGATTGACGCGCCTCGTAGGTGGCACAACTGGGTGATTAATATCGTGAAACGGTATATAATCAGGCTACTAATCAGCGAATAATGATCTCCTACGACGAATTAACAGATTTGGGATGGCTGGGCGGATGATTGTGAAATGATCGGTGGCCATCGAATAATGTAACAACGAGAATTAATCATTGAACATCTTATCCTAGAATCGAATTCACATGAgaccgttgttgttgttttacaGATGTCCCACCATCAGAGCAAGAAGAATTGTTTATCAGAAAGCTACAACAATGCTGTGTGACATTCGATTTCATGGACGCGACAGCTGATCTTAAAGGTAAAGAAATTAAACGTAGTACACTTAATGAACTGGTCGAATACATCACAGCTGGCCGGGGAGTCCTCACCGAGCCTGTCTACCCGGAGATCATTAATATGGTAAGTAGATTTTCAAAACCGCTACCCTAACTCCTGGCTCGATGAGAGAGACCGCTTTCACTACAACCTTTACGTTTGTCTGACCCACAGATTTCTGCAAATCTGTTTCGCACATTACCACCTAGTGAAAATCCGGATTTCGATCCAGAAGAGGACGACCCAACACTGGAGGCGAGTTGGCCACACCTTCAGCTAGTTTACGAATTCTTTCTACGTTTTCTTGAATCGTCAGATTTCCAACCTACGGTTGGAAAAAGAGCTATCGAGCAAAAATTTGTTCTACAGGTACGGATCACGTTTTTTTTATACGTATATATTTATAGCCAACATATTTGTCAGTCGACAAGTATTTCTTCTAATCGATGCTTTTATTTTCCATTTCCAGTTATTGGAGTTGTTCGATTCTGAGGACCCTAGGGAAAGGGATCTGCTGAAAACAGTTTTGCACCGTATTTATGGAAAGTTCCTTGGTCTTAGAGCCTTCATACGCAAACAaatcaacaatatctttttgaGGTATGTGTATGTATTCATGCAACTATAGAGTTATCTGTTCGACGAGTCGTTACTAAAatgtttcgttgttttattaCAGGTTTGTGTATGAAACGGAACATTTTAACGGTGTTGGGGAACTTCTTGAAATTCTGGGTAGCATTATAAATGGATTTGCTCTTCCCTTAAAAGTCGAGCACAAGCAATTTCTGGTTAAGGTAAAAACAGTCGACGTAAAAAGCTGCTCTATGTAACGTATCATTAAATTTCCATGTTTGCGTAATGATTTCTTGTTCCACAGGTGCTGCTGCCACTACATAAAGTGAAGTGCTTATCATTATATCATGCACAATTAGCTTATTGTGTGGTACAGTTTCTTGAAAAGGACGCTACCCTAACAGAACCAGTTATACGAGGCCTCCTTAAGTTCTGGCCTAAAACGTGTAGCCAGAAGGAGGTAATGTTCCTTGGAGAAATTGAAGAAATTTTGGATGTCATAGAACCTAgccaatttattaaaatacagGAACCTTTGTTCAGGCAAATTGCACGTTGCGTGTCTTCACCGCACTTTCAGGTGTGTGAATCGAAATAATGATTTAAATGCCGCGATTAAACTACGGAACTTCAACAAAGTAAAAAATTCGTGAAATCGTTCATAAGATACCGGCGCGTGAGTCGTCAAAATTGTATTTTCTTTGAACGTACGAGGATCCGTAGCCTAATGACAGCAAGCAACGAATC harbors:
- the wdb gene encoding serine/threonine-protein phosphatase regulatory subunit widerborst isoform X2, coding for MSSSSSTRNAASSGWIQPSLVASSAGKGQQRLERISNVQLPSSSHGASANTNMSTGTIVDLIDPFTKKSHKKKSKKSQGSSRYRNSQDVELQQLPQLKDVPPSEQEELFIRKLQQCCVTFDFMDATADLKGKEIKRSTLNELVEYITAGRGVLTEPVYPEIINMISANLFRTLPPSENPDFDPEEDDPTLEASWPHLQLVYEFFLRFLESSDFQPTVGKRAIEQKFVLQLLELFDSEDPRERDLLKTVLHRIYGKFLGLRAFIRKQINNIFLRFVYETEHFNGVGELLEILGSIINGFALPLKVEHKQFLVKVLLPLHKVKCLSLYHAQLAYCVVQFLEKDATLTEPVIRGLLKFWPKTCSQKEVMFLGEIEEILDVIEPSQFIKIQEPLFRQIARCVSSPHFQVAERALYFWNNEYIMSLIEENNHVIMGIMFPALYRISKEHWNSTIVALVYNVLKTFMEMNSRLFDELTASYKSERQKERKREKERDEMWKKLNELEVVQRNALTATSSSSNPPVPATTAPATQARP
- the wdb gene encoding serine/threonine-protein phosphatase regulatory subunit widerborst isoform X1, which encodes MIPAAVLRRASRRCHSHARAAAALFSRHSCNATNLTCVTGAVCVTFVIPLHLHPSILSTLTVVKVPFPFRSLSAFSRPPHTLPPSLTPSPSFSLPPEISFPCFSRVSVCPRFLPFYTLPAVLSTIKDVPPSEQEELFIRKLQQCCVTFDFMDATADLKGKEIKRSTLNELVEYITAGRGVLTEPVYPEIINMISANLFRTLPPSENPDFDPEEDDPTLEASWPHLQLVYEFFLRFLESSDFQPTVGKRAIEQKFVLQLLELFDSEDPRERDLLKTVLHRIYGKFLGLRAFIRKQINNIFLRFVYETEHFNGVGELLEILGSIINGFALPLKVEHKQFLVKVLLPLHKVKCLSLYHAQLAYCVVQFLEKDATLTEPVIRGLLKFWPKTCSQKEVMFLGEIEEILDVIEPSQFIKIQEPLFRQIARCVSSPHFQVAERALYFWNNEYIMSLIEENNHVIMGIMFPALYRISKEHWNSTIVALVYNVLKTFMEMNSRLFDELTASYKSERQKERKREKERDEMWKKLNELEVVQRNALTATSSSSNPPVPATTAPATQARP
- the wdb gene encoding serine/threonine-protein phosphatase regulatory subunit widerborst isoform X3, with the protein product MSTGTIVDLIDPFTKKSHKKKSKKSQGSSRYRNSQDVELQQLPQLKDVPPSEQEELFIRKLQQCCVTFDFMDATADLKGKEIKRSTLNELVEYITAGRGVLTEPVYPEIINMISANLFRTLPPSENPDFDPEEDDPTLEASWPHLQLVYEFFLRFLESSDFQPTVGKRAIEQKFVLQLLELFDSEDPRERDLLKTVLHRIYGKFLGLRAFIRKQINNIFLRFVYETEHFNGVGELLEILGSIINGFALPLKVEHKQFLVKVLLPLHKVKCLSLYHAQLAYCVVQFLEKDATLTEPVIRGLLKFWPKTCSQKEVMFLGEIEEILDVIEPSQFIKIQEPLFRQIARCVSSPHFQVAERALYFWNNEYIMSLIEENNHVIMGIMFPALYRISKEHWNSTIVALVYNVLKTFMEMNSRLFDELTASYKSERQKERKREKERDEMWKKLNELEVVQRNALTATSSSSNPPVPATTAPATQARP
- the wdb gene encoding serine/threonine-protein phosphatase regulatory subunit widerborst isoform X4, which codes for MSRRSNIPVTVVSCRRITLSRRNIGMKIGKIVETRARKRKDVPPSEQEELFIRKLQQCCVTFDFMDATADLKGKEIKRSTLNELVEYITAGRGVLTEPVYPEIINMISANLFRTLPPSENPDFDPEEDDPTLEASWPHLQLVYEFFLRFLESSDFQPTVGKRAIEQKFVLQLLELFDSEDPRERDLLKTVLHRIYGKFLGLRAFIRKQINNIFLRFVYETEHFNGVGELLEILGSIINGFALPLKVEHKQFLVKVLLPLHKVKCLSLYHAQLAYCVVQFLEKDATLTEPVIRGLLKFWPKTCSQKEVMFLGEIEEILDVIEPSQFIKIQEPLFRQIARCVSSPHFQVAERALYFWNNEYIMSLIEENNHVIMGIMFPALYRISKEHWNSTIVALVYNVLKTFMEMNSRLFDELTASYKSERQKERKREKERDEMWKKLNELEVVQRNALTATSSSSNPPVPATTAPATQARP